The following are from one region of the Sulfurimicrobium lacus genome:
- the argB gene encoding acetylglutamate kinase: MSLSPASAKEKANILSEALPYIRRFQDKTIVIKYGGNAMTEEHLKHGFAKDVVLLKLVGLNPVVVHGGGPQINDLLKRVGKQGEFIQGMRVTDEETMDIVEMVLGGQVNKEIVNLINQYGGKAVGLTGTDGGMIQAKKLLVKSKTDGEELIDIGLVGEVTRIDPALVTLLDSQDFIPVIAPIGVGELGEAFNINADLVAGKLAETLKAEKLILMTNTTGVLDKEGKLLTGLTAAQVDALIDDGTISGGMIPKISMALEAVKNGVKSSHIIDGRVEHALLLEILTDQGVGTLIRSNA, translated from the coding sequence ATGTCGCTTTCCCCAGCTTCCGCCAAGGAAAAAGCCAATATTCTTTCCGAAGCACTGCCCTACATCCGGCGCTTTCAGGACAAGACCATCGTCATCAAGTACGGCGGCAATGCCATGACCGAGGAGCACCTCAAGCATGGCTTCGCCAAGGACGTGGTGCTGCTCAAGCTGGTGGGCCTGAATCCGGTCGTGGTGCACGGCGGCGGCCCGCAGATCAACGATCTGCTCAAGCGCGTGGGCAAGCAGGGCGAGTTTATCCAGGGCATGAGGGTGACCGACGAGGAAACCATGGATATCGTCGAAATGGTGCTCGGCGGCCAGGTCAACAAGGAAATCGTCAACCTGATCAACCAGTACGGCGGAAAGGCCGTGGGGCTGACCGGCACCGACGGCGGCATGATCCAGGCCAAAAAGCTGCTGGTCAAGTCCAAGACCGACGGCGAGGAGCTGATCGACATCGGGCTGGTGGGCGAAGTGACGCGCATCGACCCGGCGCTGGTGACCCTGCTCGACAGCCAGGATTTCATCCCGGTCATCGCCCCGATCGGCGTCGGGGAACTGGGCGAGGCGTTCAACATCAATGCCGACCTGGTGGCCGGCAAGCTGGCTGAAACGCTCAAGGCCGAGAAACTGATCCTGATGACCAATACCACCGGTGTGCTGGACAAGGAAGGCAAGCTGCTGACCGGGCTGACGGCGGCGCAAGTGGATGCCCTGATCGATGACGGCACCATTTCCGGCGGCATGATTCCGAAAATCTCCATGGCCCTGGAGGCAGTTAAGAACGGCGTCAAGAGCAGCCACATCATCGATGGCCGGGTGGAGCATGCGCTGCTGCTGGAGATCCTGACCGATCAGGGCGTGGGGACGCTGATCCGGTCGAATGCCTGA
- a CDS encoding pyrimidine 5'-nucleotidase — MAKRSSGALTWVFDLDNTLHNASPHIFPHLNRAMTQYVQDHLALDESAADELRDRYWRRYGATLQGLVRHHGTDPGHFLWHTHQFPALERMVLRERGLRTALQRLRGRKIVYTNAPDFYARAVLRLLQIDDLFDAVFSIEGAGFCPKPDAQGFYRLFHAQRLMPARCVMVEDSLGNLKTAKRLGMKTVLIGPAPMRVAGVDVSLRSVLQLPRMQEKLK; from the coding sequence ATGGCGAAACGCTCCAGCGGCGCGCTGACCTGGGTGTTCGACCTGGACAACACCCTGCACAACGCCTCGCCGCATATCTTCCCGCATCTCAACCGCGCCATGACGCAGTACGTGCAGGATCATCTGGCGCTGGATGAGAGCGCCGCGGACGAGTTGCGCGATCGCTACTGGCGGCGTTACGGGGCGACCCTGCAGGGGCTGGTGCGGCATCACGGCACCGATCCAGGGCATTTTTTATGGCATACCCACCAGTTTCCCGCGCTGGAACGCATGGTGTTGCGCGAGCGCGGCCTGCGCACAGCGTTGCAGCGGCTGCGCGGGCGCAAGATCGTCTACACCAACGCACCGGATTTTTATGCGCGGGCGGTGCTGCGTCTGCTGCAGATCGACGATTTGTTCGATGCGGTATTTTCCATCGAAGGCGCGGGCTTCTGCCCCAAACCTGATGCGCAGGGCTTTTATCGCCTGTTTCACGCGCAGCGGCTCATGCCGGCGCGTTGCGTGATGGTGGAGGATTCGCTGGGCAATCTCAAGACGGCGAAACGGCTGGGAATGAAAACGGTATTGATCGGGCCGGCACCCATGCGGGTTGCCGGCGTGGATGTAAGCCTGCGCTCGGTGCTGCAATTGCCGCGGATGCAGGAAAAACTAAAATAA
- the slmA gene encoding nucleoid occlusion factor SlmA: MASKPGERKMQILQVLAEMLQHPQGEKITTAALAARLEVSEAALYRHFASKAQMFEGLIEFIEQSLFGIINKVTSEEQNGVKQLETMLSLLLGFAQKNPGMVRVLIGDALVNENERLQARINQIHDRLEATIKQSLRIAASQDGLGVSADPAAHANLIMSFIVGRWHQFAKSGFKREPMEYLQAQAKILLG; this comes from the coding sequence ATGGCGAGCAAACCGGGTGAGCGCAAGATGCAGATCCTGCAAGTGCTGGCAGAAATGCTGCAGCACCCGCAGGGGGAGAAAATAACCACCGCAGCACTGGCGGCCAGGCTGGAAGTTTCAGAAGCGGCGCTCTACCGCCATTTCGCCAGCAAGGCGCAAATGTTCGAGGGGCTGATCGAATTCATCGAGCAGAGCCTGTTCGGCATCATCAACAAGGTCACCAGCGAGGAGCAGAACGGGGTCAAGCAGCTCGAAACCATGCTGTCCCTGCTGCTCGGCTTTGCCCAGAAAAACCCGGGCATGGTGCGCGTGCTGATCGGCGATGCGCTAGTCAATGAAAACGAGCGCTTGCAGGCCCGTATCAACCAGATTCACGACCGCCTCGAAGCGACCATCAAGCAATCCCTGCGCATCGCCGCGAGCCAGGACGGCCTGGGCGTTAGCGCAGACCCGGCGGCGCATGCCAACCTGATCATGAGTTTCATCGTGGGCCGCTGGCACCAGTTCGCCAAGAGCGGCTTCAAGCGCGAGCCGATGGAATATCTGCAGGCTCAGGCCAAGATTCTGCTGGGGTGA
- a CDS encoding HesA/MoeB/ThiF family protein, with product MDDNQLLRYSRHILLPQLGVEGQEKLLAAHALIIGAGGLGSPIALYLAAAGVGHITICDGDTVDLTNLQRQIAHFTHSLGSNKAHSAQRTLAAINPEIRVTAIPHRIAGDELAQLVGQADVVLDASDNFATRHAINQACVRHAKPLVSGAAIRFDGQVTVFDLRHPDSPCYSCLFPESAEEEGERCAVMGVFAPLVGIIGAVQAAEALKLLAGIGQSLTGKLQLLDGLSMEWRQVRLKKDPACPVCHPSRILA from the coding sequence ATGGACGACAACCAGCTCCTGCGCTACAGCCGCCACATCCTTCTGCCGCAGCTCGGTGTCGAAGGCCAGGAAAAGCTTCTTGCCGCCCATGCACTGATCATCGGGGCCGGCGGGCTGGGTTCACCCATTGCGCTATATCTTGCCGCCGCCGGAGTCGGCCACATCACGATCTGCGACGGCGACACGGTGGACCTCACCAACCTGCAGCGCCAGATCGCCCACTTCACCCATTCCCTCGGCAGCAACAAGGCGCACTCCGCGCAGCGCACCCTGGCAGCGATCAACCCGGAAATTCGCGTTACCGCCATTCCGCATCGCATCGCGGGCGACGAACTGGCGCAACTGGTGGGACAGGCGGACGTGGTACTCGATGCCAGCGACAACTTCGCTACCCGCCACGCCATTAACCAGGCCTGCGTCCGGCATGCCAAACCGCTGGTTTCCGGCGCCGCGATTCGCTTCGACGGGCAGGTCACGGTGTTCGACCTGCGTCACCCGGACAGCCCCTGTTACAGCTGCCTGTTCCCGGAAAGCGCAGAGGAAGAAGGGGAGCGTTGCGCGGTGATGGGCGTGTTCGCCCCCCTGGTCGGCATCATCGGCGCAGTCCAGGCGGCCGAGGCGCTCAAACTGCTGGCCGGGATCGGCCAGTCGCTAACCGGCAAGCTGCAATTGCTCGACGGACTGAGCATGGAATGGCGCCAGGTCCGCCTGAAGAAAGACCCGGCTTGCCCGGTGTGTCACCCCAGCAGAATCTTGGCCTGA
- a CDS encoding S41 family peptidase — protein MRGKMQKFGLIAMGALLGVMLSLNYSAVADKKVDSPLPVEELRAFAEVFGKIKSDYVEPVEDKKLINEAINGMLSGLDPHSAYLDTDAFKELQVGTQGEFGGLGIEVGMEDGFVKVVSPIEDTPAFNAGIKSGDLIIKLDDTPVKGMTINDAVKRMRGKPNTQIILTVMRKGQNKPLVFTITRAIIKIKSVKSKLLESGYGYVRVTQFQEHTGENLAKALEDLIKQNKGPLKGLVLDLRNDPGGLLNGAVGVAAAFLPENSLVVYTEGRTEEAKMKLTANKENYLRGPKESDYLKNLPASVKSVPLAVLINGGSASASEIVAGALQDHKRAIIIGTQSFGKGSVQTVLPLGNGTAIKLTTARYFTPNGRSIQAKGITPDIVAEEATVNGVDKDSLFNLREADLERHLINGQDGNKPEAAPVKAPAPNQEAPAKGKGDSKSDATSGEREVVSKNDYQLNQAVNLLKGLQILKNR, from the coding sequence ATGCGCGGCAAAATGCAAAAATTCGGCCTGATCGCCATGGGCGCCCTGCTCGGTGTAATGCTGAGCCTGAATTATTCAGCCGTGGCCGACAAGAAGGTCGATAGCCCCCTCCCGGTTGAGGAGTTGCGCGCCTTTGCAGAAGTATTCGGCAAGATCAAAAGCGATTACGTCGAACCGGTGGAAGACAAGAAGCTCATCAACGAGGCCATCAACGGCATGCTCTCCGGCCTCGACCCGCACTCCGCCTATCTCGATACCGATGCATTCAAGGAATTGCAGGTGGGAACCCAGGGCGAATTCGGCGGCCTGGGGATCGAAGTGGGCATGGAAGACGGCTTCGTCAAGGTGGTCTCCCCCATCGAGGACACTCCGGCCTTCAACGCCGGCATCAAGAGCGGCGACCTCATCATCAAGCTGGACGACACGCCCGTCAAAGGCATGACCATCAACGATGCGGTCAAACGCATGCGCGGCAAGCCCAACACCCAGATCATCCTGACCGTGATGCGCAAAGGGCAGAACAAGCCACTTGTTTTCACCATCACGCGCGCCATCATCAAGATCAAGAGCGTGAAATCCAAGCTGCTCGAATCCGGCTACGGCTACGTGCGGGTAACCCAATTCCAGGAGCACACCGGAGAAAATCTCGCCAAGGCGCTCGAGGATCTCATCAAACAGAACAAGGGACCGCTCAAGGGTTTGGTGCTGGACCTGAGGAACGACCCCGGCGGCCTGCTCAACGGCGCGGTCGGCGTTGCCGCCGCATTCCTGCCGGAAAATTCGCTGGTGGTTTACACCGAAGGCCGCACCGAAGAGGCCAAAATGAAACTCACCGCGAACAAGGAAAATTACCTGCGCGGACCGAAGGAAAGCGATTACCTCAAGAACCTGCCGGCAAGCGTAAAGAGCGTGCCGCTGGCGGTACTGATCAACGGCGGCTCAGCCTCGGCGTCCGAAATCGTCGCCGGCGCATTGCAGGACCACAAGCGTGCCATCATCATCGGCACCCAGTCCTTCGGCAAAGGTTCGGTGCAAACCGTGCTGCCGCTCGGCAACGGCACCGCGATCAAGCTGACCACCGCGCGCTACTTCACGCCTAACGGGCGTTCAATCCAGGCCAAAGGCATCACGCCGGATATCGTGGCGGAAGAAGCGACAGTCAATGGCGTGGACAAGGACTCCTTGTTCAATCTGCGCGAAGCGGACCTGGAGCGCCACCTGATCAACGGCCAGGATGGAAACAAGCCCGAGGCCGCGCCAGTCAAGGCTCCCGCACCAAATCAGGAAGCGCCTGCCAAAGGCAAAGGCGATAGCAAGAGCGATGCCACTAGCGGGGAACGCGAAGTGGTATCGAAAAACGACTACCAATTGAATCAGGCGGTAAACCTGCTCAAGGGTTTGCAAATCCTGAAGAACCGTTAA
- a CDS encoding murein hydrolase activator EnvC family protein — translation MLSSLPFPASAAPKPELKELRGRIDALQKELDSKEGAKADASDALKTSERAISDINYRLRDLSTQQQGTSATLSSLEQQKGNRQQRIAAEQVSLGKLLYQQYLSGQQDQFKILLNQQNPNQAARQLRYYGYLARARNEMLENLRDNLAKLQQLSQATESKQAELARIRAEQDQQKQQLVAQQQAKKKLVAQLAQQIGRQRTELSQLQRNEKQLTQLIERLAKQQARKKPERTPRRNAREPAAEQPVAPQPSALAQTQKGKLPLPVRGELAGRFGSPRQDSGAPWRGVFIRTAAGQEVHNIAEGRVVFADWLRGFGNLIIIDHGNGYMSLYGNNESLFKHVGDNVRSGDVIASTGNSGGNPETGLYFELRFQSRPFDPLTWCRAG, via the coding sequence TTGCTGTCCAGCCTGCCCTTTCCCGCTTCCGCCGCGCCTAAACCCGAACTGAAGGAGCTGCGCGGCCGCATCGATGCCCTGCAAAAAGAACTCGACAGCAAGGAAGGCGCTAAGGCCGACGCCAGCGATGCGCTCAAGACCTCGGAACGGGCCATCAGCGACATCAATTACCGGCTGCGCGACCTGTCTACACAACAGCAGGGCACCAGCGCCACCCTGTCCAGCCTGGAGCAACAGAAAGGAAACCGGCAACAGAGGATAGCGGCGGAACAGGTGTCGCTGGGCAAGCTGCTATACCAGCAGTACCTGTCAGGCCAGCAGGACCAGTTCAAAATCCTGCTTAACCAGCAAAACCCCAATCAGGCCGCGCGCCAACTGCGTTATTACGGCTACCTGGCCCGCGCCCGCAATGAGATGCTGGAGAATCTGCGCGACAATCTCGCAAAGTTGCAGCAGCTCTCGCAGGCCACCGAATCCAAACAGGCCGAATTGGCACGAATCCGCGCCGAACAGGACCAGCAAAAGCAGCAACTGGTGGCACAGCAGCAGGCAAAAAAGAAACTGGTGGCACAACTGGCCCAGCAAATCGGACGCCAGCGCACGGAACTGAGCCAGTTGCAGCGCAACGAAAAACAGCTCACGCAACTGATCGAACGCCTGGCCAAACAGCAAGCGCGCAAAAAGCCGGAACGCACCCCCCGGCGCAACGCCCGCGAGCCTGCCGCGGAACAGCCGGTCGCCCCCCAGCCCAGCGCGCTGGCGCAAACTCAGAAAGGCAAGTTGCCTTTGCCGGTGCGCGGGGAACTCGCGGGACGTTTCGGCAGTCCACGTCAGGACAGCGGGGCGCCGTGGCGCGGCGTGTTCATCCGTACCGCCGCAGGGCAGGAAGTCCACAACATCGCCGAAGGGCGCGTGGTTTTCGCGGACTGGCTGCGCGGCTTCGGCAACCTGATCATAATCGACCACGGCAACGGTTACATGAGCCTCTACGGCAACAACGAATCCCTCTTCAAGCATGTGGGGGACAACGTCCGGAGCGGCGACGTCATCGCCAGCACGGGAAACAGCGGCGGCAACCCGGAAACCGGTTTATACTTCGAACTTCGGTTCCAGAGCAGGCCTTTCGACCCCCTGACATGGTGCAGGGCGGGCTAA
- the gpmI gene encoding 2,3-bisphosphoglycerate-independent phosphoglycerate mutase — translation MKVTPVLLMILDGFGCSPAGPDNAITLAKKPYWDKLWEAHPHTTIHASEAAVGLPAGQMGNSEVGHLNIGAGRVIYQEISRINNAIASGSFFSNHELSAALEAIKKNHGALHIFGLVSDGGVHSHENHIHAMIEMAAKFGLDKVYLHAFLDGRDTPPKSAEIYLECLQNKIDALKIGKIASIVGRYYAMDRDHRWLRVKTAYDLLTQGKAEFTAQTAIEGLHNAYARDETDEFVKPTVIGAPVKMQDGDGVIFMNFRSDRARELTRTFIEPDFDAFEREHVPKLSTYCTLTCYSADFNIPVAFPQERIKNSFGEYIAQMGLTQLRIAETEKYAHVTFFFNGGEETRYAGEDRIMVPSPDVPTYDLKPEMSAREVTDKLVEAIAAQKYDAIICNYANPDMVGHTGNLAAAVQAIEVIDECLARVVPAMQAIGGEVLIIADHGNAEKMLDEVTRNSHTAHTLNLVPFLYIGRAARVAETGALEDVAPSLLKMMGLPKPREMSGHPLIEFE, via the coding sequence ATGAAGGTCACACCGGTTCTACTGATGATTCTGGACGGGTTCGGCTGCAGCCCGGCAGGCCCTGACAACGCCATCACCCTGGCGAAGAAACCCTACTGGGACAAGCTCTGGGAAGCCCACCCGCACACCACCATCCATGCCTCAGAAGCCGCTGTCGGCCTGCCCGCTGGCCAGATGGGCAACTCCGAAGTGGGGCACCTGAACATCGGCGCCGGGCGCGTGATCTACCAGGAAATATCGCGCATCAACAACGCCATCGCCAGCGGCAGCTTTTTCTCCAACCACGAACTGTCCGCCGCGCTTGAAGCCATCAAAAAGAACCACGGCGCCCTGCACATCTTCGGACTGGTGTCGGACGGCGGCGTCCACAGCCACGAAAACCACATTCACGCCATGATCGAAATGGCGGCCAAATTCGGCCTGGACAAGGTCTACCTGCATGCCTTCCTGGACGGACGCGACACGCCGCCGAAAAGCGCAGAGATCTACCTGGAATGTCTGCAAAACAAGATCGACGCCTTGAAAATCGGCAAGATCGCCTCGATCGTCGGCCGCTATTACGCAATGGATCGCGATCACCGCTGGCTGCGGGTAAAAACCGCCTACGACCTGCTCACCCAGGGCAAGGCGGAATTCACCGCCCAAACCGCCATCGAAGGCCTGCACAATGCCTATGCCCGGGACGAAACGGACGAGTTCGTCAAGCCCACGGTCATCGGCGCCCCGGTGAAGATGCAGGACGGCGACGGCGTCATCTTCATGAACTTCCGCTCGGACCGCGCGCGCGAACTCACCCGTACTTTCATCGAGCCGGACTTCGACGCTTTCGAGCGCGAGCACGTGCCCAAACTCAGCACTTACTGCACCCTCACCTGCTACAGCGCCGACTTCAACATCCCGGTAGCCTTCCCGCAGGAGCGCATCAAAAACAGCTTCGGCGAATACATTGCCCAGATGGGCCTGACGCAGCTGCGCATCGCAGAAACCGAGAAATATGCACACGTCACATTTTTCTTCAACGGCGGGGAGGAAACCCGCTACGCTGGAGAAGACCGCATCATGGTGCCTTCGCCCGATGTGCCTACTTACGACCTCAAACCGGAAATGAGCGCCCGCGAAGTCACCGACAAGCTGGTGGAAGCTATCGCCGCCCAGAAATACGACGCCATTATCTGCAACTATGCCAACCCCGACATGGTTGGCCACACCGGCAACCTCGCGGCCGCCGTCCAGGCCATCGAAGTCATCGACGAGTGCCTCGCCCGTGTCGTCCCGGCCATGCAGGCAATCGGCGGCGAAGTCCTGATCATCGCCGACCACGGCAACGCCGAAAAGATGCTGGACGAAGTCACCCGCAATTCCCATACCGCCCACACCCTCAACCTGGTGCCCTTCCTCTACATCGGAAGAGCCGCCAGGGTTGCGGAAACCGGCGCGCTGGAAGATGTCGCACCGAGCCTGCTGAAGATGATGGGGCTGCCCAAACCGCGTGAAATGTCCGGGCACCCGCTGATCGAGTTCGAGTGA
- a CDS encoding ArsR/SmtB family transcription factor: MLNFDHVELIDKDEHIEQASRAMKAMSHPLRLKILCVLGDREISVQEIVENVGTSQSNISQHLAILRDKGVLRTRKDANRVYYRVGDTRTLQLISMMRDVFCGFAK, translated from the coding sequence ATGTTGAATTTTGATCACGTCGAGTTGATCGACAAGGACGAACATATCGAGCAGGCGTCGCGGGCGATGAAGGCCATGTCGCATCCGTTGCGCCTGAAGATACTGTGCGTGCTGGGCGACCGCGAGATCAGCGTGCAGGAAATCGTCGAAAACGTCGGCACTTCGCAAAGCAACATCTCGCAGCACCTCGCCATCCTGCGCGACAAGGGCGTACTGCGCACGCGCAAGGACGCCAACCGGGTGTATTACCGGGTAGGAGATACCCGCACTCTCCAGTTGATCAGCATGATGCGCGATGTTTTCTGCGGTTTCGCCAAATAA
- a CDS encoding TolC family protein, which translates to MKSFPLRLHGGQFRTVWGVLALTLVHAAPADTLSFAQCVDTALRQNPGLSASRAQLQQAEAGLAQAQGGRLPKVTVSLNAVRTNDALSAFGLKLSQRGATFGDFGAGQFDPTNPNVLSVAPDNLNHPAAVNNFNTRIEAQLPLYTGGMIEGYVEQAQAYIKAAQQGDNSARQQVIFQVLQAYEGVHAARAYVNVAKQGEIAAVSYVKTIDNLLKQGVVVKSDLLSARIHLEDVRVKLAQAQNTEAAALDQLHMLLGLPLSQPLEVGAQVTPAPLPGKIEELRVQALTDNPGLNAMRNQLQAAQANVKVAKSGLYPQLGLMARQDWNDKNAGLNASSYTVGGMMSWNVFDGGTVRGAVDRAAAGKAELAARLQQAESGVAFQVADAWRKADEAERRVALRELAVTHAEEALGLVEKRYNNGVTTITELLAARAQLDNARADVVAAKYDLAVQRAGLRLAVGKLEPEMK; encoded by the coding sequence ATGAAATCGTTCCCGTTGCGCTTACACGGCGGACAGTTCAGGACGGTATGGGGGGTATTGGCCCTGACGCTGGTTCATGCTGCGCCCGCCGATACCTTGAGTTTCGCCCAGTGCGTCGATACTGCGCTCAGGCAGAACCCCGGTTTGTCCGCCAGCCGGGCGCAATTGCAGCAGGCCGAAGCGGGGCTCGCGCAGGCGCAGGGCGGGCGCCTGCCCAAAGTGACGGTGTCGCTGAATGCGGTGCGCACCAACGATGCCCTGAGTGCCTTCGGGCTCAAACTCTCCCAGCGCGGCGCCACCTTCGGCGATTTCGGCGCGGGCCAGTTCGATCCGACCAATCCCAACGTGCTGTCGGTCGCGCCGGACAATCTCAATCACCCCGCCGCGGTCAACAACTTCAATACCCGCATCGAGGCGCAGCTTCCGCTTTATACCGGGGGGATGATCGAGGGCTACGTCGAGCAGGCGCAGGCCTACATCAAGGCGGCCCAGCAGGGCGACAACTCCGCGCGTCAGCAGGTCATCTTCCAGGTGCTGCAGGCCTATGAGGGCGTGCATGCCGCGCGTGCTTACGTGAACGTGGCGAAGCAGGGCGAAATCGCCGCCGTGTCCTATGTCAAGACCATCGACAACCTGCTCAAGCAGGGCGTGGTGGTGAAAAGCGACCTGCTGTCCGCGCGTATTCATCTCGAGGATGTACGGGTCAAGCTCGCCCAGGCGCAGAACACCGAGGCTGCAGCGCTGGATCAGCTGCACATGCTGCTCGGCCTGCCGCTGTCGCAGCCGCTGGAGGTGGGGGCTCAGGTAACGCCCGCTCCGTTGCCTGGCAAGATCGAAGAACTGCGCGTGCAGGCGTTGACCGACAACCCCGGCCTCAATGCCATGCGCAACCAGTTGCAGGCAGCCCAGGCCAACGTAAAAGTGGCGAAATCGGGGCTTTACCCCCAGCTCGGCCTGATGGCGCGGCAGGACTGGAACGACAAAAATGCCGGATTGAATGCCAGTTCCTACACGGTGGGCGGGATGATGTCCTGGAACGTGTTCGACGGCGGCACGGTGCGTGGCGCCGTCGATCGCGCGGCAGCGGGCAAGGCCGAACTGGCCGCGCGACTGCAGCAGGCCGAAAGCGGCGTGGCCTTTCAGGTCGCGGATGCCTGGCGCAAGGCTGACGAAGCCGAACGGCGCGTGGCGTTGCGCGAGCTGGCCGTCACCCACGCCGAGGAGGCGCTCGGCCTGGTCGAAAAACGCTATAACAACGGCGTGACGACCATCACCGAGTTGCTCGCCGCGCGCGCGCAACTCGACAATGCCCGCGCCGACGTGGTGGCGGCGAAATATGACCTTGCCGTACAGCGCGCCGGACTCAGGCTCGCTGTGGGCAAACTTGAACCTGAGATGAAGTAG